The sequence below is a genomic window from Lytechinus pictus isolate F3 Inbred chromosome 6, Lp3.0, whole genome shotgun sequence.
ggttactcttatttctacgttttatgaactagacccatacacttatagagatatgatggtaattcaacatatacccccaacgtggccaaagttcattgaccttacatgacctttgaccttgatcatgtgacctgaaactcgtacaggatgttcagtgatacttgattactcttatgtccaagtttcaagagaaagatccatcaactttccaagttatgatggtaattcaacagatacccccattatggccaaagttcattgacctttgaccttggtcatgtgacctaaaatgcgcaaaggatgttcagtgatacttcattactcttatgtccaagttttatgaactagaccaacacactttcaaagttatggcggtaattcaacaaataccccaatttgaccaaagttcattgaccctaaatgaccgttgaacttgatcatgtgacctgaaacttgcacaggatgttcagtaatacttgattactattatgtccaagtttcatgaatcagatccataaacttttaaagttatgatggtaaatctacagatacccccaattcggccaaagttcattgaccctaaatgaccattgaccttggtcatgtgacgtgaaactcatgcaggatgttcagtgatacttgattaaccttatgtataagtttcatgaactaggtccatatattttctaagttatgatgacatttcaaaaacttaaccttaggttaagattttgatgttgattcccccaacatggtctaagttcattgaccctaaatgaccattgaccttggtcatgtgacgtgaaactcatgcaggatgttcggtaatacttgattaaccttatggccaagtttcatgaactaggtccatatacatattaagttatgctgtcatttcaaaaacttaacctcaggttaagatttggtgttgacgccgccgccgccgccgtcggaaaagcggcgcctatagtctcactctgctatgcaggtgagacaaaaatgggttGGGTTTTGCGGCTTCAGCGACACACTCCCATCAGAACCAAAtctgagtcccccccccccttgggttTTAACATCATATTATGACTGTTCTGTGTTTCTTTGTGGAATTCCTGGGTCtaatatgatttaaactcaAAACAGTGAACCAAAATTCACTTGTTAATTAAACAAAGATGGGTTCTCTTCTATAGAAACATCATGTTAAAAAAAGCCCATTTATACAATGAAAACAAGGGAAAATCTTGGCAAGAAGAGCCAATATCAAAACAAAGTGCAGTGtatcaaaatgtacaaaatatttggcATATTATAGTCATTGAATTTAACACCATCATTGTACAAAAACATTGATATTCTACAGTCTCTTGAACTCTCTTCGTGAACCAAATTGGTCCTACATTAATctaattcaaaatgaaggttCTCTTTAAGTGCTTTGAACATGATATGCCTTGTATCATGTACATTTTAACAACAGATCATTTTAATTATAGGGTAGAATACCTCATTTCGATTACTTAAGAGTGAATCGACATAAAATCTACCTATTTTAAATTGGGGCTTTATTACTGCACATACTTCTTTCTTTGGATTGGTTTTCAATTTTGTCTCTTTCTGATGTCAAATAccattttgataaatttgagCTCATTATTAATAGGAAAATTGAATAATGTACATACATCTATATTCATCCAATCAAAGCATATTcggagcaagaaaaaaaatgcagcgGGAAGTGGTTGTCTCTATGGTAATGTTAGTAAACAGATTTTCCAAAAGTGACACAGAAGATTTGTTCACCTTTCACAAAAATCGTCTATGCCCACCAAAGAGTGAATGTAATGGCAAAATGAGATCATCACTGAATCACGCACACCCACATTTATCTGAAATGGTGAAATACGTTTATACATTTGGTACCAAAGTTACTTGGGAAGCCATTTTCTGAGAGTACACTTTTGTGATACACtacattgtatgtataaataccaGATTGATTTCTGCAtattaattcattcaatataattttttggtGTTTCAACACCATATCTGAAGCATGAAGATGTTTAATACTAAACCTTTGCAAATATGCACAATTGCTATCACTGCCATATGTCTCACACCTGCAAATTTCAAGCTAATTAATAAATGTAAACAATTAGAGAAGACAGCCTACTTTCATCTTCATAAAGCAATGAGTTGTTCTGAGGAAGTTTAATAAAGGACAAAAATAAAGGGTTTTCTGCAAAATGTAGTCAGGTAGTGTTATGTTTATGCTGCATATTTAATTAATGATGCATGCTGCGTACGGGAAGTCAACTTTGAACTTGGGTAAGCCTTCATGTTTCTCAAAGCCAATACACCGATATTTGACAGTTTCCCGCATTAATTTAAGATATAAAGCAACAAAATTCAAGATTAAACTTGAAACTGTGCAGTACCCTGGAGGAAATGTACGAGTAACCAGTAGCCATTAACCAAAATCAAAGTTCATATATCCTGATGCTAATACACAATCCCACTCTTGGCGAAATTCCCGGTAACTTCCATAGGTACTTGGAAGTTCAAGAGTAGGCCCACATGTATGTGCCACTGGTCGCCTGCCTGCACCTTCTAGAGACGTGAATTGAACCATTATTTTGGAAACGCTCATCACTTCAGATCCTGTCAGAAAATGCATTAATTTTTTCAATCCTTTCTTGTCTTGCCCCTTAATGTACTGCATGAGGAAACGCACAGTGTTTGACTCTTCCTGGTTGGATGGAATAGCTGAAAAGATCTCACAGACTTTCTTTGTTGTAGGTTGGAGCTCTTGGTATATGCTGAGAACTACCGAGGGGGTTGGAAGCTTGCTTAACAACTGAGGAGTCACAACTTCCCTCATACACTGCATCGCATAGCTCCCGTTCTGGATGATGACCTTTTGCGCCAACTGGAACATAAGTGCTAATGATTCCCCTTCTTTTGGTATGGTATGCCCACCTTCTCGGTCAAGGAGGTCAACGAGTGCTTCATGCTCTTCCTCTGTTGTGTTTCCAGACAGTGCAGACTGAACACAAGCTCGATCTCCATCATTTAGGTAAAGCTTGAAAGACTCCATCAAAGTGTCAGGCAGGACTGCATCTTCACCAAATAGCATGCCAATGACGAAAGCTGGTGCCATTCTAAGAGGGAAAATTTTGTGGTCTATGAATCCTTTCACAAGGATTCTTCCAACGGCTTTCCACTCTTCTGGCCCTAGTTCTGGGCACAAACCTGGAACTCTGAAATCTTCCCCATCAGcatacatttcaaaaaattgtttccaaAAGATTGTGTAAACATCTCTCGACACTCCTTCTGCATCAATTCCAAGTTCGTCCACAAACTCGAATTTTAGAGGGGATGTCATCATATCAGGTGCTTTGAAAATACACAGGAGTTCAGTTATAACCATGCATCTGTGCAGCTTTACCAATGAACGCTTTTCCAACTCTTCTCCCAGAATTTGTAGACCTTGTGTTAGTAGTGGTTCCTCAATAGCAAGACCTTCAGTTCTTGAGGGTGGAGCATTGCTAGTGCTCGG
It includes:
- the LOC135154498 gene encoding uncharacterized protein LOC135154498, yielding MVDRLKIKIKKSQKKNIGNRNAEKEERRVEIGWKDFDVASMEYKQIRTSKGGGTRHLKLGKNATAGDVIKEGKRLFFPDNMSFRGHVDDFYFHVEDFRGKLFSEGNVEDLYLETEVKMLRIYICSKKKGKSQKTSNDTDEDISFYPDEADEDLDETLPMIPLTPETGISHTAIESVIDLTLFELVPQPEQEQEMESDHEQPSTSNAPPSRTEGLAIEEPLLTQGLQILGEELEKRSLVKLHRCMVITELLCIFKAPDMMTSPLKFEFVDELGIDAEGVSRDVYTIFWKQFFEMYADGEDFRVPGLCPELGPEEWKAVGRILVKGFIDHKIFPLRMAPAFVIGMLFGEDAVLPDTLMESFKLYLNDGDRACVQSALSGNTTEEEHEALVDLLDREGGHTIPKEGESLALMFQLAQKVIIQNGSYAMQCMREVVTPQLLSKLPTPSVVLSIYQELQPTTKKVCEIFSAIPSNQEESNTVRFLMQYIKGQDKKGLKKLMHFLTGSEVMSVSKIMVQFTSLEGAGRRPVAHTCGPTLELPSTYGSYREFRQEWDCVLASGYMNFDFG